Sequence from the Armatimonadia bacterium genome:
TGGAGTAGGTCCCCGCCGCGTTGACGATCCCAACCACAAGCAGGAGCGCCACGCCGATGTAGGCGAGGTATAGCCAGCCACGCCAGAGGAGGAGGCTGCGGGTCACGGGCATAGTGCGGGCAAACCACCCTCGCGGGCGTGTTTGCGGGGTCAGTTCACGCATAGCGATCATCTCCCTCACACCTGGGCACCGAGGGACCTTCGCCACGGCGTCCCGCGGGCTCCGGTGGGACTTCGAGCTTTCTGGGTGCAGGCGGCTGAGCGGCAGCGGCTTCCGGTTCGGTCGCATCGAGAAGGGCCAGTCGGCGTGCGAACAGACCGGCAAGGTCTCTGACCGGCGTCTGTATCTGGGTCACGAGGCTGCCGGGGTTGCTGAGGTGTCGCAGGTCGCGGGCGGTGAGGTCGCCACCGAGCAAGACCAGCAGCCAGGCAGCCACGGCTGCCGCCGTCATCCAGCGCAGAGGACGCAGCGCACGGGCCCTGTCCCGGACTCGGCCGCCTTCGAGTACCTGCGACAGGTCAAGGCCCGGCTTGCTGAGCTCGACGGCACGGAGCCGCTGCTTGAGATCGTCGTCACGGTTCATCCTGCATCACCACCCTCAGTTTCTCCAGAGCATACCGGTAGCGACTGGCCGCCGTATTGGGCGAGACCCGGGTAAGCTGCCCAATCTCCTCGAAGGTCAGGTCGCCCCAGATATGCAGCACCACGCACTCCCGCTGCGGCGCCGGTAAGGCCAGGACGGCCTCACGGACGGCAAGGGACACGGCATCGGGCCCTTCTGCCGGGTCCGAACAGACCTCGGCGCGGTCAACGAATCGCCGAAGCCGACGCCACCTGCTGCGGACTGCATTGCGGACCATGGCGAAGAGGTAGGCACGGGGATTGCGTGCCCTGCGCAGGCACCCCGGACGACGGGCAAGCTTGAGGAA
This genomic interval carries:
- a CDS encoding sigma-70 family RNA polymerase sigma factor; translated protein: MSPALGGSVQDAFVHLSEGRAEALSEVWQSLSQPLHNYAFALTGSDEEAEDVVGDVFLKLARRPGCLRRARNPRAYLFAMVRNAVRSRWRRLRRFVDRAEVCSDPAEGPDAVSLAVREAVLALPAPQRECVVLHIWGDLTFEEIGQLTRVSPNTAASRYRYALEKLRVVMQDEP